The proteins below come from a single uncultured Campylobacter sp. genomic window:
- a CDS encoding LysE family translocator, which translates to MSLVSLAAIMLTHFIAIIVPGPDVFLILRVSLAHGFRYSFYACLGVCAGIVLWVFLTAFGLKALFEAAPFIRYALALFSVCCLLFLSFLLFRSARSEKANKEQIQKEKNVSAKHFFILGMLTNISNPKAILYFASIFSKFIDESAPIKDVFLLISAISVQSVFVFVLLGRLFAVKKAREAFLSRQKTLDSVCATIFALFALAIAYDFVIQILNKG; encoded by the coding sequence TTGAGCTTAGTTTCTCTAGCCGCGATCATGCTGACGCATTTTATCGCTATTATCGTGCCGGGGCCAGACGTATTTTTGATACTTCGCGTATCGCTAGCGCACGGCTTTAGATATAGCTTTTATGCTTGTTTGGGAGTCTGCGCCGGCATAGTTTTATGGGTTTTTTTGACGGCGTTTGGGCTAAAGGCTCTTTTTGAGGCCGCGCCGTTTATCAGATACGCCTTAGCGCTGTTTAGCGTCTGTTGTCTGCTTTTTTTGAGCTTTTTACTATTTCGCTCCGCTCGTAGCGAAAAAGCAAACAAAGAGCAAATACAAAAAGAAAAAAATGTAAGCGCAAAGCATTTTTTTATCCTCGGGATGCTTACAAATATCTCAAATCCTAAGGCTATTTTGTATTTTGCTAGCATTTTTTCTAAATTTATCGACGAATCCGCGCCGATAAAAGACGTTTTTTTGTTGATCTCCGCGATATCCGTCCAAAGCGTATTCGTTTTCGTGCTTTTGGGTCGGCTTTTTGCCGTAAAAAAGGCGCGCGAAGCGTTTTTGAGTCGCCAAAAGACGCTTGATAGCGTTTGCGCGACGATTTTTGCGCTTTTTGCGCTTGCTATAGCGTATGATTTCGTTATTCAAATCCTAAATAAAGGCTAA
- a CDS encoding DedA family protein: MLHSIIDTIVSYVSQWGYTGIFLMMFLESSFFPFPSEVAMIPAGYLAHEGKMNLFAAWAVGTAGSLAGAAFNYYLCYFFGRELALKYGKYVGITEEKMRKFEAFFNKHGEISTFNCRLIPGIRQYISLPAGLARMNIFKFCLYTALGAGIWVAVLLAVGWYLGKNYDKDTFSHIVIALLVAVGLLTAIYIFYVKRQSKKSKNGTKEPE, from the coding sequence TTGCTTCATTCTATCATAGACACTATCGTCTCTTACGTGAGTCAGTGGGGGTATACGGGCATCTTTTTGATGATGTTTTTAGAGAGTTCGTTTTTTCCGTTTCCAAGCGAAGTGGCGATGATACCGGCGGGCTATCTCGCGCACGAAGGAAAGATGAATCTATTTGCCGCTTGGGCCGTCGGAACGGCAGGCAGTCTCGCAGGAGCGGCGTTTAACTACTATCTGTGTTACTTTTTCGGGCGGGAGCTCGCGCTAAAATACGGCAAATACGTCGGTATTACTGAGGAGAAAATGCGCAAATTCGAGGCGTTTTTTAACAAGCACGGCGAGATTTCGACCTTTAACTGCCGCCTGATCCCTGGCATCCGCCAGTACATCAGCCTGCCGGCGGGTCTTGCGCGTATGAATATCTTTAAATTTTGCCTCTATACGGCTTTGGGCGCGGGCATCTGGGTCGCCGTACTGCTTGCGGTGGGCTGGTATCTAGGTAAAAACTACGACAAAGATACCTTTAGCCACATCGTGATCGCTCTACTAGTCGCAGTCGGCCTGCTCACCGCGATTTATATCTTTTACGTAAAACGCCAAAGTAAAAAATCAAAAAACGGCACAAAAGAGCCAGAATAA
- a CDS encoding nitrogen fixation protein NifR, with amino-acid sequence MLNFFENINLKATRLLEGYYSLFCGLFVLCVGIYVLALVFRVEWLLLASSAFVYACFVLLAFRSLFWFVLSLIFSPAFAIVVRERYDENLFLDVVFALIWILCWLFLSLAVSENISKLGNEIVSKILRIAALFAVIGVYYVSIENSLNLQAILQDTVTLRIVLIAINIYMFPSLIALLALDLRGYYLKSKGEKRAEFSFFNLAREGLKALKFIALRRKV; translated from the coding sequence GTGCTAAATTTTTTTGAAAATATAAATTTAAAGGCTACGAGGCTGCTTGAGGGCTATTATTCGCTCTTTTGCGGCCTATTTGTGCTTTGCGTCGGCATTTATGTGCTCGCACTCGTTTTTAGGGTCGAGTGGCTTTTGCTTGCCTCTAGCGCTTTTGTCTACGCGTGCTTTGTCCTGCTTGCGTTTCGCTCGCTTTTTTGGTTCGTTTTGAGCCTGATTTTTTCGCCCGCTTTTGCTATAGTCGTACGCGAGCGTTACGATGAAAATTTATTTTTAGACGTGGTTTTTGCGCTTATTTGGATACTTTGCTGGCTATTTTTATCGCTAGCCGTTAGTGAAAATATCTCAAAACTCGGCAACGAAATCGTATCTAAAATTTTACGCATCGCCGCGCTTTTTGCAGTGATCGGCGTTTATTACGTCAGTATTGAAAATAGCCTAAATTTACAAGCTATTTTACAAGACACCGTTACGCTTCGCATTGTACTTATCGCCATAAATATCTATATGTTTCCGTCTCTTATCGCGCTTTTGGCGCTTGATTTGCGCGGGTATTATTTGAAAAGCAAAGGCGAAAAAAGAGCCGAATTTTCATTTTTTAACCTTGCTCGCGAGGGTTTAAAGGCGCTTAAATTTATCGCCTTAAGGCGTAAAGTCTAA
- the mog gene encoding molybdopterin adenylyltransferase, translating into MKAKIGILTLSDRASEGKYDDLSGAAIKEVLDGWITSEREYFYEVIPDEIELIKERLKHMIDVQGCDLVLTTGGTGPAPRDVTPEATEAVCEKMMPGFGELMRTASLKYVPTAILSRQTAGIRGHALIVNLPGQPKAIRECLEPVFPAIPYCIDLIGGAFIETDESVMKVFRPKQKKIS; encoded by the coding sequence ATGAAAGCAAAAATTGGCATATTGACGCTGAGTGATCGCGCTAGCGAGGGCAAGTACGACGATCTATCTGGCGCGGCGATAAAAGAGGTTTTAGACGGCTGGATAACGAGCGAGCGCGAGTATTTTTACGAGGTGATCCCGGATGAGATCGAGCTTATAAAAGAGCGCCTAAAACACATGATAGACGTGCAAGGCTGCGATCTAGTGCTAACTACGGGCGGCACGGGACCGGCTCCTCGCGACGTGACGCCTGAGGCAACCGAGGCCGTATGCGAAAAGATGATGCCCGGCTTTGGCGAGCTAATGAGAACAGCTAGCCTAAAATACGTCCCTACCGCGATCCTATCGCGCCAAACGGCTGGCATCAGAGGGCATGCGCTCATCGTAAATTTACCAGGCCAGCCAAAGGCGATCAGAGAGTGCCTAGAGCCCGTATTTCCGGCGATTCCTTACTGTATAGATCTTATCGGAGGTGCATTCATCGAGACGGATGAGAGTGTGATGAAGGTCTTTCGCCCCAAACAAAAGAAAATTTCATAA
- a CDS encoding ATP-dependent metallopeptidase FtsH/Yme1/Tma family protein — translation MRKFKLNKQKIILILTVLLAILLAIAVGRSQPKNIMYESYEKLLEGGMIESATIDGGQIELTTKGGRKYLIVKDGVDVRKLIQKAPVDIKKDTPVLDEILAVLALLVICFAGLAVYARFKKKKLAAQNENQKANVYEYENISASSVQPAISNVKFSDVAGIKDVKFELSEIVDFLKDPVKYKKFGIKMPKGVLMIGPPGVGKTLVAKAVAGEAGVPFFYQSGASFVQIYVGMGAKRVHELFLKAKAYAPSIIFIDEIDAVGKVRGGNRNDEREATLNQLLTEMDGFEDNSGVIVIAATNRIEMIDEALLRSGRFDRRIFLSMPDFSDRAEILKSYLKDKNTSVDAQDVARISVGFSGAALSTLVNEAAINALRRGGEMIEFSDFESVLNKVLLGKKRILSYNDEEKRIQALYQGAKALAAYWFGIEFEKISLVEEQFMRPEREIESRSQMFARIKVCLAGMSALKMIKDDTFSNSGADIQKAREIAQNMVFEYGMGRALIPNAADAEELLQEAYAEVGAFLAGMKTQLERISEHIEIFESIDKDALGKIIKDYYN, via the coding sequence ATGCGCAAATTTAAGCTAAATAAACAAAAGATAATCCTCATCCTAACAGTACTTTTAGCGATCTTGTTAGCTATCGCCGTCGGTAGAAGCCAACCCAAAAATATAATGTACGAAAGCTACGAAAAGCTACTAGAGGGCGGTATGATCGAGAGCGCGACGATAGACGGCGGCCAGATCGAGCTAACGACCAAGGGAGGGCGTAAATACCTCATCGTAAAAGACGGCGTAGACGTGCGAAAACTCATACAAAAAGCGCCAGTAGATATAAAAAAAGACACGCCCGTGCTGGATGAAATTTTGGCCGTTTTAGCGCTACTTGTTATCTGTTTTGCGGGGCTTGCGGTTTATGCGAGATTTAAAAAGAAAAAGCTCGCCGCTCAAAACGAAAATCAAAAAGCAAACGTCTATGAGTATGAAAATATCTCGGCTAGCTCCGTGCAGCCTGCCATCTCAAACGTCAAATTTAGCGACGTGGCCGGTATAAAAGACGTCAAATTTGAGCTAAGCGAAATAGTGGATTTTCTCAAAGATCCCGTAAAATATAAAAAATTCGGCATCAAAATGCCAAAAGGCGTGCTGATGATAGGGCCTCCCGGAGTGGGCAAGACGCTAGTGGCAAAGGCCGTCGCGGGCGAGGCTGGAGTGCCGTTTTTTTACCAAAGCGGCGCGAGTTTTGTTCAAATTTACGTCGGTATGGGCGCAAAACGCGTGCATGAGCTGTTTTTAAAGGCTAAAGCGTATGCTCCATCCATCATCTTTATCGACGAGATCGACGCCGTGGGCAAGGTGCGCGGCGGTAACCGAAACGACGAGCGCGAGGCTACGCTAAATCAGCTACTGACCGAGATGGACGGCTTTGAGGATAACTCGGGCGTCATAGTTATCGCCGCGACTAATCGCATCGAGATGATAGACGAGGCGTTGCTGCGCTCGGGGCGATTTGATAGACGTATTTTTCTTTCGATGCCTGATTTTAGCGATAGGGCCGAGATTTTAAAATCCTATCTAAAAGACAAAAACACGAGCGTAGATGCGCAGGATGTGGCGCGTATTAGCGTGGGTTTTAGCGGGGCGGCGCTTTCTACGCTGGTAAATGAAGCCGCGATAAACGCGCTAAGACGCGGCGGCGAGATGATAGAGTTTAGCGATTTTGAAAGCGTTTTAAACAAAGTCTTGCTCGGTAAAAAGAGGATTTTAAGCTACAACGACGAGGAAAAGCGCATCCAAGCGCTCTATCAGGGCGCAAAAGCGTTGGCGGCGTATTGGTTCGGGATAGAATTTGAAAAAATTTCGCTCGTCGAGGAGCAGTTTATGCGTCCCGAGCGAGAGATAGAGTCGCGCTCGCAGATGTTTGCTCGCATCAAGGTCTGTTTGGCGGGTATGAGCGCGCTAAAGATGATCAAAGACGATACCTTTTCAAACTCGGGCGCCGACATCCAAAAAGCTCGCGAAATAGCGCAAAATATGGTCTTTGAGTACGGTATGGGGCGCGCTTTGATACCAAATGCTGCAGATGCCGAGGAGCTACTGCAAGAGGCATATGCCGAAGTCGGAGCGTTTTTAGCCGGTATGAAAACGCAGCTAGAGCGCATCAGCGAGCATATCGAGATTTTTGAGAGTATCGACAAAGACGCGCTAGGCAAAATTATCAAAGATTATTACAACTAA
- the mtaB gene encoding tRNA (N(6)-L-threonylcarbamoyladenosine(37)-C(2))-methylthiotransferase MtaB produces MKSNSNLTPQEPRREKVYFKTFGCRTNIYDTELMKSYVKDYDIVSDENEADIVVVNSCTVTNSADSGARSYINGIKKRGARVILTGCGAVSKGKELFNKSAVFGVIGASKKEDINALLKSQDPFFELGNLKSIDKNIVTNYENHTKAFIKIQEGCDFACSYCIIPAVRGKARSMDEEAILREAKILAYNGYNELVLTGTNIGSYGKDTGSSLGRLLGRLGKIGGIKRIRLGSIEPSQIDESFREILKESWLERHLHIALQHTSEAMLRIMRRRNQAFRDLELFLQLSEMGFALGTDYIVGHPGESEEIWSEALVNFKKFPLTHLHCFAYSPRTGTHSADMKTNVSGDVAKARLKILKQIVAENNFKFRQEHAKKGGSLNVLVEQLNGEFYEGFDQFYNKVKIKTDKQILKEWAVIDKFEVKSEGDYAQI; encoded by the coding sequence ATGAAATCAAACTCAAATTTGACCCCGCAAGAGCCGCGCCGAGAGAAGGTGTATTTTAAAACCTTCGGCTGCCGCACGAACATCTACGACACCGAGCTGATGAAAAGCTACGTCAAAGACTACGATATCGTTAGCGACGAAAACGAAGCCGACATCGTAGTGGTAAACTCCTGCACGGTCACAAACTCCGCAGATAGCGGCGCGCGCAGCTACATAAACGGCATAAAAAAACGCGGCGCTAGAGTGATACTAACGGGATGTGGCGCTGTGAGTAAGGGCAAGGAGCTGTTTAACAAAAGCGCGGTTTTCGGCGTAATAGGCGCGAGTAAAAAAGAGGATATAAACGCGCTGCTAAAGTCGCAAGATCCGTTTTTCGAGCTGGGAAATTTAAAAAGTATCGACAAAAATATCGTAACGAACTACGAAAATCACACCAAAGCCTTTATCAAGATCCAAGAGGGCTGCGACTTTGCCTGCAGTTACTGCATCATCCCCGCCGTCCGCGGCAAAGCGCGCAGCATGGACGAGGAAGCGATCTTGCGCGAGGCTAAAATTTTAGCCTACAACGGCTATAACGAGCTGGTGCTAACGGGTACAAACATCGGCAGCTACGGCAAGGATACGGGTTCAAGCCTAGGGCGACTGCTAGGCAGGCTCGGTAAAATAGGCGGCATAAAGCGCATAAGGCTAGGCAGTATAGAGCCTAGCCAGATAGACGAGAGCTTTCGCGAGATTTTAAAAGAGAGCTGGCTAGAGCGGCATCTACACATCGCGCTTCAGCATACGAGCGAGGCGATGCTGCGCATCATGAGACGGCGAAACCAGGCCTTTAGGGATTTGGAGCTGTTTTTACAGCTTAGCGAAATGGGCTTTGCGCTAGGAACCGACTACATCGTGGGGCATCCCGGCGAGAGCGAGGAAATCTGGAGCGAGGCGCTGGTAAATTTTAAAAAATTTCCGCTCACGCATCTGCACTGCTTTGCGTATTCGCCGAGAACCGGAACGCACTCGGCGGATATGAAAACGAACGTTAGCGGCGACGTGGCGAAGGCTAGGCTTAAAATTTTAAAGCAAATCGTAGCGGAAAATAATTTTAAATTTAGGCAAGAGCACGCCAAAAAAGGCGGGAGCCTAAACGTACTCGTTGAGCAGCTAAACGGCGAATTTTACGAAGGCTTTGATCAATTTTACAACAAAGTAAAAATCAAAACGGATAAGCAAATTTTAAAAGAGTGGGCGGTCATAGATAAATTTGAAGTAAAAAGCGAGGGAGATTATGCGCAAATTTAA